A single genomic interval of Christensenellaceae bacterium 44-20 harbors:
- the mutY gene encoding A/G-specific adenine glycosylase produces MAAEKEQNARVLDKIAEPLLKWYSKNARILPWRERPEPYRVWVSEIMLQQTRVEAVKPYYERFLSALPSIAALAEAPEEQLLKLWEGLGYYSRARNLQKAAQKVMQEYGGALPASYEQLKSLPGIGEYTAGAIASIAFGIAVPVVDGNVLRVISRITGSFEQVDTTACKKRIWKELGQIMPGDVPGDFNQALMELGATVCLPNGAPLCERCPLAEGCIARANGWIPQIPVRAPKKQKKVEHHTVLLLWQDGKIALQRRQERGLLAGMWQFPSLAGRLSREETKRELEQQGAEILEIRPAGQAQHIFTHIIWKMNGYDICLKQPPGWEGLQFWEPQEMLERVALPAAFRHYTALVRQAAEKEREE; encoded by the coding sequence ATGGCAGCAGAAAAAGAGCAAAATGCGCGGGTGCTGGACAAAATTGCAGAGCCGTTGCTCAAGTGGTATTCGAAAAATGCGCGGATACTGCCCTGGCGGGAGAGGCCGGAGCCATACCGCGTTTGGGTCAGCGAGATTATGCTGCAACAGACTCGGGTGGAGGCAGTCAAGCCCTATTATGAGCGGTTTCTTTCTGCACTGCCCAGCATTGCGGCTTTGGCAGAAGCGCCGGAAGAGCAGCTGCTAAAGCTCTGGGAGGGGCTTGGGTATTACAGCAGAGCACGCAATCTGCAAAAAGCGGCGCAGAAAGTGATGCAGGAATATGGCGGAGCACTGCCAGCCAGCTATGAACAGCTGAAAAGCCTGCCGGGCATTGGGGAATACACAGCCGGGGCGATCGCTTCCATCGCGTTTGGCATCGCTGTGCCTGTGGTGGATGGGAATGTTCTGCGCGTGATTTCCCGGATCACTGGCAGTTTCGAGCAAGTTGATACGACGGCATGCAAAAAGCGCATATGGAAGGAGCTTGGCCAGATCATGCCGGGCGACGTGCCGGGAGATTTTAATCAGGCGCTGATGGAGCTCGGGGCGACGGTCTGCCTGCCAAACGGGGCGCCGCTCTGCGAGCGCTGTCCTCTGGCCGAGGGGTGCATTGCCCGGGCCAACGGATGGATCCCGCAGATTCCCGTCCGTGCGCCAAAAAAGCAGAAAAAGGTGGAGCATCATACAGTTCTGCTCCTATGGCAGGATGGCAAAATTGCCTTGCAGCGCCGGCAGGAGAGGGGGCTGCTGGCGGGCATGTGGCAATTCCCCAGCCTGGCTGGCCGGCTTAGCCGGGAAGAGACCAAGCGGGAGCTGGAGCAGCAGGGTGCGGAAATTTTGGAGATTCGGCCGGCGGGGCAGGCCCAGCATATTTTCACGCACATCATCTGGAAGATGAACGGCTATGATATTTGCCTGAAGCAGCCGCCCGGCTGGGAGGGTTTGCAGTTTTGGGAGCCGCAGGAAATGCTGGAAAGGGTGGCACTGCCCGCGGCTTTCCGGCATTATACGGCTCTGGTGCGGCAGGCCGCAGAAAAAGAAAGAGAGGAGTAA
- a CDS encoding response regulator transcription factor: MAKIFLVEDDARISKELASLLGKYGYECQTAQNYENMVDVILAAQPHLVLLDINLPMYDGYYICRELRKRSGIPIIVVTSRDSDSDELMSMNLGADDFITKPYNTQILLARIAAVLARAYQQEGQSIEHNGLRLSLGDGKIYCGEQQAELTKNEQRILHLLMASKGQVVSREEMMNALWQSDEFVDDNTLTVNINRLRKKLAQVGREDYLITRRGMGYLV, translated from the coding sequence GTGGCAAAGATATTTCTGGTGGAGGATGATGCGCGCATCAGCAAGGAGCTGGCTTCTTTACTGGGCAAATACGGCTATGAGTGCCAAACGGCGCAGAATTATGAGAATATGGTAGACGTTATTTTAGCCGCCCAGCCGCATCTGGTATTGCTGGATATTAACCTGCCCATGTACGACGGCTACTACATCTGCCGGGAACTGCGCAAGAGATCCGGCATTCCCATCATCGTCGTAACCAGCCGGGACAGCGACAGCGACGAGCTGATGAGCATGAATCTCGGCGCGGATGATTTTATCACAAAGCCTTATAACACGCAGATTTTGCTGGCGCGCATTGCGGCGGTGCTGGCCCGGGCCTATCAGCAGGAGGGGCAGAGCATCGAGCATAACGGCCTGCGGCTTTCGCTGGGAGACGGCAAAATTTACTGCGGGGAACAGCAGGCAGAGCTGACGAAAAATGAACAGCGCATTTTGCACCTGCTCATGGCCAGCAAGGGGCAGGTGGTCAGCCGGGAAGAGATGATGAACGCGCTTTGGCAATCGGATGAGTTTGTAGATGACAACACGCTGACCGTCAACATCAACCGCCTGCGCAAAAAGCTGGCACAGGTAGGCCGGGAGGATTACCTCATCACAAGGCGGGGCATGGGGTATTTGGTCTAG
- a CDS encoding sensor histidine kinase, with product MLKKLLKEQIWAILIYLGTMAFSGWILMAYHMGAQALIFFEGCFLVCGIACLLIYLLPRYRFYQEAARAQQELEEKYMLYDILEAPGFLEGQILCALMEEAGRAMKQRIAAYERASQEYREYIEAWVHEVKTPIASGKLLAENNPSEQMDAMASELSKIDSYIEQALYYARSSSAEKDYLVRRHSLEELVRGALRSQARPLILGGVAVHMEALDFAVYTDAKWMNFMLGQVLGNSAKYGAKNLRIWAEESREYTLLHLADDGIGVGRQDIGRIFEKGFTGENGRVYGKSTGMGLYLCKKLADKLGLGISAYSGEKGGLRISFVFPKGSLTEM from the coding sequence ATGCTGAAAAAACTGTTGAAGGAGCAAATTTGGGCGATTCTGATCTATCTTGGGACGATGGCGTTTTCCGGATGGATTTTGATGGCCTATCATATGGGCGCTCAGGCGCTGATTTTCTTTGAAGGCTGTTTTCTGGTCTGCGGGATCGCCTGCCTTCTGATCTATCTTTTGCCGCGGTACCGATTCTATCAGGAGGCGGCACGGGCGCAGCAGGAGCTGGAGGAAAAATATATGCTCTACGATATCCTGGAGGCGCCGGGGTTTTTGGAAGGGCAGATTCTCTGCGCGCTGATGGAGGAGGCGGGCAGAGCCATGAAACAGCGGATTGCGGCATATGAGCGCGCTTCCCAGGAATACCGGGAGTATATCGAGGCGTGGGTGCATGAAGTGAAAACGCCGATCGCTTCGGGCAAACTGCTGGCGGAAAACAACCCATCCGAGCAGATGGACGCCATGGCCAGCGAGCTTTCCAAAATCGATTCGTATATTGAGCAGGCGCTCTATTATGCCAGAAGCAGCAGCGCTGAGAAGGATTATCTGGTGCGCCGGCATTCCCTGGAAGAGCTGGTGCGCGGCGCACTGCGCAGCCAGGCGCGGCCGCTCATTCTGGGCGGCGTTGCTGTTCACATGGAAGCGCTGGATTTTGCTGTTTATACGGACGCGAAATGGATGAACTTTATGCTGGGACAGGTTTTGGGAAATTCGGCCAAATACGGAGCCAAGAACCTGCGCATCTGGGCAGAGGAGAGCCGGGAATATACCCTGCTGCACCTGGCAGACGACGGCATCGGCGTTGGCCGGCAGGATATCGGCAGAATTTTTGAAAAAGGGTTTACGGGCGAAAACGGCAGGGTTTATGGAAAATCCACGGGCATGGGGCTTTATTTATGCAAAAAGCTCGCGGATAAGCTGGGACTGGGCATTTCGGCCTATTCGGGCGAAAAAGGCGGCCTGCGCATCAGCTTTGTCTTCCCAAAAGGCAGCCTTACAGAAATGTAA
- a CDS encoding ABC transporter ATP-binding protein — MGSVLSVQNIEKYYGSKGAITRAINHISLEVGKGEFLGIMGASGSGKTTLLNCISTIDKVTAGRIIVGGRDVTHLKGKELSKFRRQQLGFIFQDFNLLDTLTAYENIALALSIQNVPAQEIEQRVRKVAAQLSIGHVLDKFPYQMSGGEKQRTASARAIITNPSLILADEPTGALDSKSARMLLDSLVRMNDGLGATILMVTHDAFTASYAKRILFIKDGEIFSELVRGGDSRKEFFERILQVVTLLGGDSDVLY; from the coding sequence ATGGGGTCAGTTTTAAGCGTACAGAATATTGAAAAATACTACGGCAGCAAAGGAGCCATCACCAGGGCGATCAACCACATCAGCCTGGAAGTGGGCAAGGGGGAGTTCCTGGGCATCATGGGCGCCTCGGGCAGCGGCAAGACGACGCTGCTCAACTGCATATCGACCATCGATAAGGTAACGGCAGGGCGCATCATCGTCGGCGGGCGGGATGTAACGCATCTGAAAGGAAAAGAGCTCTCCAAATTCCGCCGCCAGCAGCTTGGCTTTATTTTTCAGGATTTTAACCTGCTGGATACGCTGACGGCCTATGAGAATATTGCGCTGGCGCTCTCCATTCAGAACGTCCCGGCGCAGGAGATCGAACAGCGCGTGCGCAAAGTGGCCGCGCAGCTGAGCATCGGGCATGTTTTGGATAAGTTTCCCTATCAGATGTCCGGCGGCGAAAAACAGCGGACGGCCAGCGCCCGGGCGATCATCACGAATCCTTCCCTGATTTTGGCGGATGAGCCGACGGGCGCGCTGGATTCCAAATCGGCCCGGATGCTGCTGGACAGCCTGGTGCGCATGAACGACGGCCTTGGAGCGACGATTCTGATGGTTACGCACGATGCTTTCACGGCCAGCTATGCCAAGCGCATCCTGTTCATCAAGGACGGCGAGATTTTCAGCGAGCTGGTTCGGGGCGGAGACAGCCGGAAGGAGTTTTTTGAGCGCATCCTTCAGGTCGTAACGCTGCTTGGAGGTGATAGCGATGTCCTCTATTAA
- a CDS encoding FtsX-like permease family protein, whose protein sequence is MSSIKLAFKNVGKSIRDYAIYFLTLALGVCIFYVFNSMDSQALLTGLSMAQGGVLEMLVTAINATSVFVSAILAFLIVYANKFLMRRRKKELGVYLILGMPKGKVSFILAIETFIIGLFALAMGLVAGVLLSQGLSVLVASMFQVKLELFQFVFSTAALLKTLLYFGAIFLIVMLLNVVHVSRCKLIALINAERANEKTYSGKLWLSVLAFIASAGCLGYAYQQIIDNGLVLLNDQFNRAILFGVIGTLLFFFSLSGFLLKLIKSNKALYHRGLNSFVFRQLNSKINTNFLSMTFVCLMLFFAIAVTATGSGLNYAITKTAMENVPYDATVSFDAVGEQGAQAQMQENGFEPGHYFKESCLFSYRETGVKYTQYLDSADFPSSGTNISSRTFDAISVSEYNALMRLQGKKEIALGQGEYAVSAAAEKTQGAGQKLLDTGAVIQIGQEQLRPAKAALQTDYFETMSSNPINLVLILPDEAAAQIPEYRTCLAGNYPSGDREALDLQLDTDYEGVWPGMRIVTAGRVMMMQTGMKAMVLFVLLYLGIIFLIAASAVLALQQLSETADNVSRYALLRKLGVDDDMARKAMRRQVALYFFIPLALALVHSAVAIYVVNKMVMEFKVQSSLLSILCSAGVLLVLYGIYYFATYQSCKGMIRERNK, encoded by the coding sequence ATGTCCTCTATTAAGCTGGCTTTTAAAAACGTCGGCAAGAGCATCCGGGATTACGCCATCTACTTTCTGACGCTGGCGCTGGGCGTCTGCATCTTCTATGTGTTCAACTCCATGGATTCCCAGGCATTGCTGACGGGCCTCTCTATGGCCCAGGGCGGCGTGCTGGAAATGCTGGTTACGGCCATCAACGCGACTTCCGTCTTCGTCTCGGCAATTTTGGCCTTCCTCATCGTATATGCCAACAAGTTTTTGATGCGGCGCAGAAAAAAGGAGCTGGGGGTCTACCTGATTTTGGGCATGCCCAAAGGCAAGGTTTCCTTCATTTTAGCGATAGAGACGTTTATCATCGGCCTGTTTGCCCTGGCCATGGGGCTGGTTGCCGGCGTTCTGCTCTCTCAGGGGCTGTCTGTGCTGGTGGCATCCATGTTTCAGGTCAAGCTGGAACTGTTCCAGTTTGTGTTTTCCACCGCGGCGCTGCTCAAAACACTGCTGTATTTCGGCGCGATTTTCCTGATCGTGATGCTGCTCAACGTCGTGCATGTCTCGAGATGCAAGCTGATTGCGCTGATAAACGCCGAGCGCGCCAATGAAAAGACATACAGCGGAAAGCTCTGGCTCTCGGTTCTCGCGTTTATCGCCTCGGCAGGCTGCCTGGGATATGCCTATCAGCAGATCATCGATAACGGCCTTGTGCTTTTGAACGACCAGTTCAACCGGGCGATCCTGTTCGGCGTGATCGGGACGCTGCTCTTCTTCTTTTCGCTTTCTGGGTTTTTGCTCAAGCTGATCAAGAGCAACAAGGCGCTCTATCACCGGGGGCTGAACAGCTTCGTATTCCGGCAGCTGAACTCCAAAATCAACACCAACTTCCTTTCCATGACGTTCGTCTGCCTGATGCTGTTCTTTGCCATTGCCGTTACGGCGACGGGCTCCGGGCTCAACTATGCGATTACTAAAACCGCCATGGAAAACGTGCCCTATGATGCGACGGTCTCCTTCGACGCCGTAGGGGAGCAGGGGGCGCAGGCGCAGATGCAGGAAAATGGCTTTGAGCCTGGCCATTATTTTAAGGAGAGCTGCCTGTTCTCCTACCGTGAGACGGGCGTGAAATACACGCAGTATCTGGATTCGGCAGATTTTCCCTCTAGCGGCACCAATATCAGCAGCCGGACGTTCGACGCGATCTCCGTCTCGGAATATAATGCGCTCATGCGCCTTCAGGGCAAGAAGGAGATTGCGCTGGGCCAGGGGGAATACGCCGTCAGCGCGGCGGCGGAAAAGACGCAGGGCGCAGGGCAAAAACTGCTGGATACCGGCGCTGTGATCCAGATTGGGCAGGAGCAGCTAAGGCCGGCAAAGGCGGCGCTGCAAACAGACTATTTTGAAACCATGAGTTCCAATCCCATCAACCTCGTCCTGATTTTGCCGGATGAAGCTGCCGCGCAGATTCCGGAATACCGAACCTGCCTGGCGGGCAACTATCCCAGCGGAGACAGGGAAGCGCTGGATTTGCAGCTGGACACGGATTATGAAGGCGTGTGGCCGGGGATGCGCATCGTAACGGCGGGGCGCGTGATGATGATGCAGACGGGCATGAAGGCGATGGTGCTGTTTGTGCTGCTCTATCTGGGCATCATCTTCCTCATCGCGGCTTCGGCGGTTCTGGCTTTGCAGCAGCTTTCGGAAACGGCGGATAATGTTTCCAGATATGCGCTGCTGCGCAAGCTGGGCGTAGACGACGATATGGCCAGAAAAGCCATGCGCCGGCAGGTTGCCCTCTATTTCTTCATTCCGCTGGCTCTGGCGCTGGTGCATTCGGCCGTTGCCATCTATGTGGTCAACAAGATGGTGATGGAGTTTAAAGTCCAAAGCTCGCTGCTCAGCATTCTATGCTCGGCAGGGGTGCTGCTGGTGCTCTATGGCATCTACTATTTTGCCACATACCAGAGCTGCAAGGGCATGATTCGGGAACGCAATAAATAG
- a CDS encoding glucose-6-phosphate isomerase: protein MAKITIDFNHMLASSIGEHGICEEEIARCAGRVAKVHEGLCAKRKMNAWRELPHNQDEIVRDILKTAEGIREKFEYFVVFGIGGSALGMKALFSALKHPRYNELPREKRQGPKIYIVDNVDPDSLNALLDVIDIRRTAFNVITKSGNTVETMSQFMVALSMLKELGEDLKEHIFLTTDKEKGILRKIANQYGFQTFVVPDGVGGRFSVLSPVGLLPAAVIGIDIEALLRGAGQMHALCQKPALEENPAYMYAMLYFIAMKKGVNISVMMPYADGLLCTAEWYAQLWAESLGKKVDIRGNTVHAGQTPVRALGVTDQHSQVQLYNEGPFDKIITFVTVQNFRSSLSIPSSPIEMPDTQYLAGQSFNKLIASEQAATEYAVTSAGKMNMRITLERVDEESLAALLFFLEMATAAAGEFLEIDAFDQPGVEAGKIATFALMGREGYEQKAEELSKKENGNPAFCYECN from the coding sequence ATGGCGAAGATAACGATCGATTTTAACCATATGCTCGCATCTAGCATCGGGGAGCATGGAATTTGCGAGGAGGAAATTGCGCGCTGTGCAGGCAGGGTTGCGAAAGTGCATGAAGGCCTTTGTGCGAAAAGAAAAATGAATGCCTGGCGGGAGCTGCCGCATAACCAGGATGAGATCGTCCGGGATATTTTAAAGACTGCGGAAGGCATTCGGGAGAAATTCGAGTATTTTGTGGTATTTGGCATTGGCGGCTCTGCCCTTGGGATGAAGGCGCTTTTTTCCGCGCTCAAGCATCCGAGGTATAATGAACTGCCCAGGGAAAAGCGCCAGGGGCCAAAGATTTATATTGTGGACAACGTCGATCCGGATTCCCTGAACGCGCTTCTTGACGTGATCGATATTCGGAGGACGGCTTTTAACGTCATCACCAAATCCGGCAATACGGTGGAGACCATGTCGCAGTTCATGGTGGCGCTCTCCATGCTCAAAGAGCTGGGCGAGGATTTGAAGGAGCATATTTTCCTGACCACGGATAAGGAAAAGGGCATTCTGCGCAAAATTGCCAACCAATATGGCTTTCAGACGTTTGTCGTTCCAGATGGCGTGGGCGGCCGCTTCTCCGTGCTCAGCCCGGTGGGCCTGCTGCCTGCGGCGGTTATCGGCATCGATATCGAGGCGCTGCTGCGCGGCGCGGGGCAGATGCATGCGCTTTGCCAGAAGCCGGCGCTGGAGGAAAACCCGGCGTATATGTATGCGATGCTCTATTTCATCGCGATGAAAAAGGGCGTCAATATCTCGGTGATGATGCCATACGCGGACGGCCTTTTGTGCACGGCGGAGTGGTATGCGCAGCTTTGGGCGGAATCGCTGGGCAAGAAAGTGGATATCCGGGGCAATACCGTGCACGCCGGGCAGACGCCGGTGCGGGCGCTGGGTGTGACGGATCAGCACTCGCAGGTTCAGCTCTACAACGAGGGGCCGTTTGATAAAATCATCACGTTCGTTACGGTGCAGAACTTCCGAAGCAGCCTAAGCATCCCATCTTCTCCCATCGAGATGCCGGATACGCAGTATCTGGCCGGGCAGAGCTTCAACAAGCTCATCGCGTCCGAACAGGCGGCCACGGAATATGCCGTAACCAGCGCAGGAAAGATGAACATGCGCATCACGCTGGAGCGGGTAGACGAAGAAAGCCTGGCGGCGCTGCTGTTCTTCCTGGAGATGGCCACGGCCGCGGCCGGAGAGTTTTTGGAGATCGACGCCTTCGATCAGCCGGGGGTCGAGGCCGGCAAGATCGCGACTTTTGCGCTCATGGGCCGGGAGGGATATGAGCAGAAAGCAGAGGAGCTGAGCAAAAAAGAGAATGGCAATCCCGCTTTTTGCTATGAATGCAATTAG
- a CDS encoding formate--tetrahydrofolate ligase, translating into MAAYRTDIEIAQDAQMLPISKIADEIGLSDDYLEHYGKYKAKIDYNVLKTKRETKDGKLILVTAITPTPAGEGKTTVSVGLADGLRQIGKKAVVALREPSLGPVFGVKGGAAGGGYAQVVPMEDINLHFTGDIHAIGAANNLLAAMIDNHIYQGNALRIDPKKVTWRRCVDMNDRQLREIVGGLGVRTNGVTRQDGYDITVASEIMAILCLATDISDLKARLERTIIGYTYDDQPVTAGELHAAGAMAALLKDALKPNLVQTLEHTPAFVHGGPFANIAHGCNSVMATKTALKFGDYVVTEAGFGADLGAEKFLDIKCRMAGLAPSAVVVVATVRALKHHGGAAKAALGEENLEALKAGLPNLLQHVGNMKDVYGLPVVVAINRFPTDTEAELALVEEECAKLGVKAVLTEVWGKGGKGGMALAEEVVSLCEQENHFSFSYESDLSIMEKLEAIAKRVYHADGVELIGQAPKQLKQLEALGFGNVPICIAKTQYSFSDNPALLGAPRGFKITVRNLKISAGAGFIVALTGDVMTMPGLPKVPSAEKIDVDGDGVISGLF; encoded by the coding sequence ATGGCTGCTTACCGAACGGATATTGAGATTGCCCAGGATGCCCAGATGCTCCCCATCAGCAAAATCGCGGATGAGATTGGCCTATCAGACGACTATCTGGAACACTATGGAAAATATAAAGCAAAGATAGATTACAACGTTTTAAAGACAAAACGGGAGACCAAAGACGGAAAGCTCATTTTGGTTACGGCCATCACGCCCACGCCCGCCGGAGAGGGAAAGACGACGGTCTCCGTCGGCCTGGCGGACGGCCTGCGCCAGATTGGCAAAAAGGCAGTCGTCGCCCTGCGCGAACCTTCGCTGGGGCCTGTGTTTGGCGTCAAAGGCGGAGCGGCCGGCGGCGGCTATGCGCAGGTTGTCCCGATGGAAGATATCAACCTGCATTTTACCGGCGATATTCACGCCATAGGCGCGGCGAACAACCTGCTGGCGGCAATGATCGACAACCATATTTACCAAGGCAATGCCCTTCGCATCGATCCTAAGAAAGTAACCTGGCGGCGGTGTGTGGATATGAACGACCGGCAGTTGCGGGAGATCGTCGGCGGCCTGGGTGTGCGCACCAATGGCGTAACGCGCCAGGATGGATACGACATCACGGTCGCTTCGGAGATCATGGCGATTTTGTGCCTGGCGACGGATATTTCGGATCTCAAGGCGCGGCTCGAGCGCACCATCATCGGCTATACTTACGACGATCAGCCGGTTACGGCGGGAGAGCTGCATGCGGCAGGGGCGATGGCGGCGCTGCTCAAAGATGCGCTCAAGCCAAACCTGGTGCAGACGCTGGAGCATACGCCGGCCTTCGTGCACGGCGGGCCTTTCGCCAATATCGCGCACGGATGCAACTCTGTGATGGCGACAAAAACGGCGCTGAAATTTGGCGACTATGTCGTTACCGAGGCGGGATTCGGCGCGGATTTGGGCGCGGAAAAATTCCTGGATATCAAGTGCCGCATGGCGGGGCTGGCGCCCAGCGCGGTAGTCGTGGTGGCGACAGTGCGCGCCCTCAAACACCACGGCGGGGCTGCAAAAGCGGCTCTGGGAGAGGAAAACCTGGAGGCGCTCAAAGCCGGCCTGCCCAACCTGCTCCAGCATGTGGGCAATATGAAAGATGTTTACGGCCTGCCGGTGGTCGTCGCCATCAACCGCTTCCCGACGGATACAGAGGCGGAGCTGGCGCTGGTGGAAGAGGAATGCGCAAAGCTTGGCGTCAAGGCGGTGTTGACGGAAGTCTGGGGCAAGGGAGGCAAGGGCGGCATGGCGCTGGCAGAGGAAGTGGTTTCGCTCTGCGAGCAGGAAAACCATTTTTCCTTCAGCTATGAGAGCGATCTTTCCATCATGGAGAAGCTGGAAGCGATTGCAAAGCGGGTTTACCATGCGGACGGCGTTGAACTCATCGGCCAGGCGCCAAAGCAGCTGAAACAGCTGGAGGCGCTGGGCTTTGGAAATGTGCCGATTTGCATTGCCAAGACGCAGTATAGCTTTTCGGATAATCCGGCTCTGCTGGGCGCTCCCAGAGGATTTAAGATCACCGTCCGCAATCTGAAAATTTCGGCCGGCGCGGGCTTTATCGTGGCGCTGACCGGCGATGTGATGACCATGCCGGGGCTTCCCAAAGTGCCTTCGGCAGAGAAAATTGATGTGGATGGCGATGGCGTCATTTCCGGACTTTTCTAA
- a CDS encoding zinc-binding dehydrogenase — protein sequence MKAIYTKGGYQFELRDVALRSVERNEVLIRVEACGLCGSDLHTAKRAEEFVPLGHEVAGVVEQVGAYVTNVKPGDRVVLESGSYDRFSDLSRDGKYDLDNNGRHFFNTQQYGNGMGFAESLIAADEVCVPYEGLSLAAAAMIEPMGVGFDLVKVSDIGLGDSVMVVGIGTIGLCALRLARLRGASRIIAVSTPGRGRRDSVAKAYGADEVVCWGEDLSGFRVDRILCTTPPYVMPELMKNLNIGGIMSYIGEGDREERFVTFDMNYWHGRKLQLRASYAAPALYFPACIRLARSGRIDLDLLHTHNLRLEHFKEDFDFYMQDRENAIKAVMFTER from the coding sequence ATGAAGGCGATCTATACAAAGGGAGGCTATCAGTTTGAACTACGGGATGTTGCGCTTAGGAGCGTAGAGCGAAACGAGGTGCTGATCCGGGTAGAGGCGTGCGGGCTATGCGGCTCGGATCTGCATACGGCCAAGAGGGCAGAAGAGTTTGTGCCTTTGGGCCATGAGGTGGCGGGCGTCGTCGAGCAAGTCGGAGCGTATGTAACCAATGTGAAGCCGGGGGATCGGGTTGTGCTGGAAAGCGGATCTTATGATCGGTTCTCGGATCTTTCGCGGGATGGAAAATATGATCTGGACAATAACGGGCGGCACTTCTTCAATACCCAGCAGTATGGCAACGGCATGGGCTTTGCGGAGTCTCTGATCGCCGCGGATGAGGTCTGCGTTCCCTATGAGGGGCTCTCTCTGGCCGCCGCGGCCATGATAGAGCCAATGGGAGTGGGGTTTGACTTGGTAAAAGTTTCGGATATTGGGCTGGGCGATTCTGTGATGGTCGTGGGCATTGGGACCATCGGCCTTTGCGCTCTGCGGCTGGCTCGCCTTCGGGGAGCTTCCCGCATTATCGCCGTCAGCACTCCGGGGCGCGGCCGCAGAGACAGCGTGGCCAAGGCTTACGGGGCTGATGAGGTCGTCTGCTGGGGAGAGGACCTCTCTGGCTTCCGGGTAGACAGGATTCTCTGCACAACGCCGCCCTACGTTATGCCCGAGCTGATGAAAAACCTGAATATCGGCGGCATTATGAGCTATATTGGAGAAGGGGACAGGGAGGAGCGCTTTGTTACCTTTGATATGAACTACTGGCACGGGCGCAAATTGCAGCTTCGGGCATCTTATGCGGCTCCGGCGCTGTATTTCCCGGCATGCATCCGGCTGGCACGCAGCGGCAGAATCGACCTGGATCTGCTTCACACGCACAATCTGCGGCTGGAGCATTTCAAGGAGGATTTCGATTTTTATATGCAAGATCGGGAGAATGCCATCAAGGCCGTGATGTTTACGGAAAGATAG